A genomic region of Serratia fonticola contains the following coding sequences:
- the fdoI gene encoding formate dehydrogenase cytochrome b556 subunit: protein MRKEKPIQRYSAPERINHWIVAFCFIFAAISGLGFLFPSFNWLMNIFGTPQLARILHPFTGVIMFVAFLLMFLRYWKHNLINREDIVWAKNIHKITMNEEVGDTGRYNFGQKCVFWAAIISLVLLLASGVVIWRPYFAPSFPIPLIRIALLVHSLAAVGLIIVIMVHIYAALWVKGTITAMVEGWVPAAWAKKHHPRWYREVREKQQEDKP, encoded by the coding sequence ATGAGGAAGGAAAAGCCAATTCAGCGCTACAGTGCGCCGGAGCGGATTAACCACTGGATTGTGGCGTTCTGCTTTATTTTTGCCGCCATCAGCGGGCTGGGGTTCCTTTTCCCCTCCTTTAACTGGTTGATGAATATCTTCGGCACGCCGCAGTTGGCACGCATTCTTCACCCTTTCACCGGGGTGATCATGTTCGTGGCGTTCCTGCTGATGTTCCTGCGCTACTGGAAGCATAACCTGATCAACCGGGAAGATATCGTCTGGGCGAAAAACATCCACAAAATCACTATGAATGAGGAAGTGGGTGATACCGGGCGCTATAATTTCGGTCAGAAATGCGTATTCTGGGCGGCGATTATCAGTCTGGTGCTGTTACTGGCCAGTGGTGTCGTTATCTGGCGGCCGTACTTCGCTCCGTCTTTCCCTATCCCGTTGATCCGCATTGCGCTGTTGGTGCATTCGCTGGCTGCAGTGGGGTTGATCATTGTGATTATGGTGCACATTTATGCCGCTCTGTGGGTAAAAGGCACCATTACCGCGATGGTGGAAGGTTGGGTGCCGGCTGCCTGGGCCAAAAAGCATCATCCGCGCTGGTACCGTGAGGTCCGCGAGAAACAACAGGAAGACAAACCCTGA
- the fdxH gene encoding formate dehydrogenase subunit beta, which translates to MAMQSQDIIRKSATNGFTPAPRARDHQEEVAKLIDVTTCIGCKACQVACSEWNDIRDEVGHNVGVYDNPADLTAKSWTVMRFSEVEENGKLEWLIRKDGCMHCADPGCLKACPSEGAIIQYANGIVDFQSEHCIGCGYCIAGCPFNVPRMNKEDNRVYKCTLCVDRVGVGQEPACVKTCPTGAIHFGTKEAMKNIAAERVGELQTRGFQNAGLYDPEGVGGTHVMYVLHHADKPQLYHGLPENPTISPAVTFWKGVWKPLAAIGFAATFAASIFHYVGVGPNRVEEEEKDDLHDEETRK; encoded by the coding sequence ATGGCAATGCAATCTCAAGACATCATTCGTAAATCCGCGACCAACGGCTTCACACCGGCTCCGCGTGCGCGTGATCACCAGGAAGAAGTGGCCAAGCTGATTGATGTCACGACCTGTATCGGCTGTAAAGCCTGCCAGGTAGCCTGTTCCGAATGGAACGATATCCGCGATGAAGTGGGGCACAACGTCGGGGTTTACGATAACCCCGCCGATCTGACCGCCAAGTCGTGGACGGTAATGCGCTTCTCGGAAGTGGAGGAGAACGGCAAGCTGGAGTGGCTGATCCGCAAGGATGGCTGCATGCACTGTGCCGATCCGGGCTGCCTGAAGGCCTGTCCGTCGGAAGGGGCGATCATCCAGTACGCCAACGGCATCGTCGACTTCCAGTCTGAGCACTGTATCGGCTGTGGCTACTGTATCGCAGGCTGCCCATTCAACGTGCCGCGCATGAACAAGGAAGACAACCGGGTGTACAAGTGCACCCTCTGTGTCGACCGCGTTGGCGTTGGTCAGGAACCGGCCTGTGTGAAAACCTGTCCGACCGGGGCAATCCACTTCGGCACCAAAGAGGCGATGAAAAACATCGCGGCGGAACGTGTCGGTGAATTGCAAACCCGTGGTTTCCAGAATGCCGGTCTGTACGATCCGGAGGGTGTGGGCGGTACTCATGTGATGTATGTGTTGCATCACGCCGACAAACCGCAGTTGTACCACGGTCTGCCGGAGAATCCGACCATCAGCCCGGCGGTCACCTTCTGGAAAGGCGTTTGGAAACCGCTGGCCGCCATCGGCTTTGCGGCCACCTTCGCGGCCAGTATCTTCCACTATGTCGGCGTGGGGCCAAACCGCGTTGAAGAGGAAGAGAAGGACGACTTGCATGATGAGGAGACGCGCAAATGA